The genomic region CTTCCCTTGGAATTCTCATTTTCCAGGATGTAATGATCGTCCCCATGATACTGATAACCCCTATTATTGCCGGGGCAGCCACAGAATCCGGAGATACATTTAGCATGTTCCTGCTAAAAGCAATTGGAATAATTATACTTGTCCTTGCAAGTGCCAGATGGATTATTCCATCACTGCTTTACCAGATTGCAAAAACAAGAAATAGGGAACTATTCCTACTGAGTATTGTATTTATCTGCCTTGCAACTGCATGGCTTACTTCCAGTATAGGACTTTCACTTGCCCTTGGAGCTTTCATGGCAGGACTGATTATATCAGAATCCGAATACAGCCATCAGGCCATGGGCAATATAATGCCTTTCAGGGATATCTTCATGAGTTTTTTCTTTGTATCCATCGGAATGCTGCTTGATATCAGTTTCTTTACGGATAACGTTGTCTATCTGCTACTGCTGGCAATTGCAGTTGTGATTATTAAGACAGCTACGGCGGGTCTGGCAGCCCTTGTACTTGGATATCCGCTTCGTACAATCATCATAGCCGGACTTTCACTTGCACAGGTTGGAGAATTCTCATTTGTGTTGTCAACATTCGGACTTGAATATTCCCTGCTTGACCAGGACATGTACCAGATCTTTCTGGCTGTTTCCATAATTACTATGGCTGCAACTCCTTTTATCACAGAGTCGTCATACGGGATATCCGAAAGAGCATCAAAAGTTGTACCTTTCCAGAAGCTCATTAACGGGTTTTATACGAGTAGCATTATATCAAAAAACATTGATGAGACACTTGAAGACCACCTTATAATAATTGGTTATGGGTTCAATGGTAAAACATTGTCCCATGCCGCAAGGAATGCAGGTATACCCTATGTGATTATTGAGACGAACCCTGAAACCGTACGTCATGAAAAGAAAAAGGGTGAAAAAATAATCTATGGTGATGCAAGTCATGAAGCAGTACTTGAATCGGCAAACATAGGTTCTGCCAGAATCCTTGTTGTAGGAATTTCCGATTTTGTTGCCACCAGAAAAATAATAGACATGGCAAAGAGTCTGAATCCTGAAACGTATATCATTGCAAGAACACGCTATGTAAGTGAGATGAAAAGGCTCAATGAACTTGGTGCTGACGAGGTAATTCCAGAGGAATATGAAACATCGGTCGAGATATTTGTGCGCCTGTTGAAGAAATACCTCGTACCGGAAGAAGAGATTGATATATTTACACGGGAAGTCCGAGCCAACGGGTACAGTATGCTCAGGAAATCCTATTCAAAAGATCAGGAAAGACATTTCAATCTAAAGGATGAGCTGCCGGGGATGGAAGTCAGCACTTTTAAAGTAGGGCAAAGCTGCCTTGCCAATGGAAAAACACTCAGTGAGCTTGGAATCAGAAATCGTCATAAAGCAACTATTCTTGCAATTCAAAGGGAAAATGAAACGATTACAAACCCTGATGGGAATATTCCATTGTATTCGGGAGATATCTGTATTATTTTTGGAAAACCTGAAGACCTGCATAATATCCGGGAAATGTTTAAGGGACCTTCATGTCAAATATAAACATTTTAGTTGCGGCAAAATGGACAAAATAGTACGTAGTAAAATACGGGTCATCTGCAACCATTCAGACTCACTTCCGTAGATAAAGAATTAGAAAACAATTATAACATTAAATCATGATATTAAATGTATAAAAAAGTATTGGAATATAACAAAATATTCCGCAATAATGTGGATAAGAAATTACCCGAGCGTATTATGTTCATTGATAAACAGAAAAAACAATAGAATATAGAGATTACATGCGTTTACCTTATATGGGAGAAAATAAGAGCACTAATTGAAGAGGGAAACCTCAAAAAATTAAAAAAACAGAATATTAAATCTGTAAATGGAGAATGAAATATGGAATGGAAGCTGTCTAGAAAGACGCAACAGCGTTTCAGGCATTTCAGAGTCTGGAAAGATTTCGAACAACTTGATGCAAAGCCAGAAAACTACAAATGTGCATCATCAAAAAAATCAACTTGCGCTGTAGGATTTTTAAGACCTTCCATTAGTACGATGTACTGATAAGCTAGACTGGAAGACTTATTCTTTCCAGCAGCTGGGTTGGAAACCCTTCTTTTTTTACATTTCTCAATGCAAAATAATAAATTGGCATAAGCTGTAAGTTTATTTTATGTTCAGAAAACATAGTGAATCTGATTACAAAGAAGTACTTCCCGGAATCAGGATGAAAACAATCGTTTACGGGGAGAAAACCCTGATGACAGAATTTTTGTTACAGAAAGGAAGTCATTTACCCTCTCATGAACATATACATGAGCAAACAGGTTACATGGTTTCCGGAAAAATGTTACTTACAATTGGCGATGATACTCACGAAGTAACGACTGGAGATTCATGGAACATACCTTCGAATGTTTCACACGAAGCAAAAGTAATTGAGGATTCTGTTGCAGTGGAAGTATTCTCCCCACGCAGGGATGAATACCTTGACTGAGCAAATTAAATTGTCATCACCCTTTTTTACTCATTTTTTCACTATTTATTGGCAACTTTCTAAAAATCTGTACCAACATAGTTATTATATCAATACAGAAATACAAGAAACTTATATATAGTAAATAATAGCACATAAGAATCCGATGTATGATAAATCATACAAGAACCGACTTGTAAAAACCATACTGAATTGAAAGGTGAAAAAATGAAAGACACATGGGAAAAAGTCTTTGAATACGCGTCTTCCCCGCTTCATGGAACTATGTCCAGAAAACTCAGGGAAGGAGTAGACATCCAGGTCAATGAAGGAAAAGTTTACTCAAAAGCAGTCCTTTTCCTCGGGGAACAGTTCGTACGTATTACAGAGGATGAAAGCGGTCAGAAAGTCAACACATACTACGACTGGGAGAAAATTGAATCTGTAAGAACATATAGCAAAGGAGAGTAACACTCTTTGCATATGATCCCGAATGATGGATAATGGTATTATCCATTTATTTTTTCAAAAACTGCAAGCATCAATATTATTGATTTAGAACTTGTCTTTTAATTTCCAGAGCACCTCTGCGGCAAATCTGGATACTATAAAGTAGCTATAGGTAGTACTCAGTTAAAATGAGAAAAGGAGAGGAAAATGAGCTATCTTTATCTGGCATTTGCTATCATTTTTGAGATCTGTGGAACTACATGCATGAAACTATCTGAAGGTTTCACAAAACCTTTGCCCTCGATATTGATCTTTGTATTTTATGGAATCAGTTTTATATCATTTACCATTGCACTGAAGAAAATAGAAGTGAGTGTAGCCTACGCTATTTGGGCCGGGCTTGGAGTTGCATTTATATCCTTGATAGGACACATTGGATTCAATGAACCTACGCCAGCTGTCAGAATTGCATCCCTTGCACTCATAGCTATTGGAGTTATAGGACTGCACATGAGTAGCAGTTTAAACTGAAAGCTTCAGGGATTTCGGAGCATTTCTTTTTTGAACATCCCATAATCATCAAAACCCCTGTAGATCAGGACAAGCACACCCAGAAGTACATTTACAATGGTTGTGACATATATTGCAAGCATGATGGCTATCTGATACTCTATTGCAACAAGAGGACTTGCACCTGCAAGTATCTGACCTGTCATCATTCCAGGAAGAAAAACGATTCCAATTGTAGCCATATTTGCGATTGTAGGTTTTAATGCAACCCTTATGCTCTTACGTAAGTATGGGACAAGTGCCTCTGTCTTTTCAGCACCCATAGAGAGACGGAAAAGATATCGGTTCTCATTTCTCTGTATTTCACTACAGAAATGTTCCATGCCAATAACATTGGCTTTAAGTGAATTACCCAGTACCATACCTGCAATTGGTATGAAATACCTTGCATCAAAAAGGTCATTAAGGTTTATTATGAACTTGTTAAAATAGAGCAACATGATATAATTCGTTACTGCCATGAAAACAGTAAGTAATGGAAGAAGATTTCTCGTTTTCAACTCTGCATTTTTCAGAACAGTCTGTGATGCCACAAAAATCATGACAAACACCCATGCAATATTGAGAAATGGATTATTCAAGTCAAATACAAAAGTTAGAAAAACACCTACAAAAAGCAGTTGAATGACCATTCTTAATGCACTTTCAACTGTAGATGAAATGAGTTTCAGATTCAGGTAATAGCTAATAAGGATTGGTATGAGCAGCAGGAAAAAGGAAAAGAACATACCTTCAAGACTGATATCATATGTATCCATCAGTTCACCCCGGCTGAGAAATCAATTACTTTCATTGCTTTGCTTTCCCACTCCCTGTCATGGGAAATAGCAAGTACCGTCCAATGTGGATTATCAAAGAACATATCAACAACTTTTTGTTTCAAACCTGCATCAAGCTCTGCGGTAACTTCATCCAGAAGAAAAATGTCCTTGCCTGAAAGTAGCGCCAATACAAGAATAACTCTTTGTTTTTCACCACCGGACAGCTTCATGTAATCTTTGCCAAGTATATCCGGAGAAAGAGAGAGTTCACTAAGGGTCTTCTCCATATCATCT from Methanolobus tindarius DSM 2278 harbors:
- a CDS encoding cation:proton antiporter domain-containing protein, which codes for MDLTLFTDIGIIFGLSIVILLLFNKMKLPSVLGFLVTGMLAGPHWLGIISSMSEVEALAEIGIILLLFTIGVEMSIRELWEIKRPVLLGGTLQIGTTILLVYYIDIYLGFSSGTALFIGFLISLSSTAIVLKLLQEKAELDTPHGKTSLGILIFQDVMIVPMILITPIIAGAATESGDTFSMFLLKAIGIIILVLASARWIIPSLLYQIAKTRNRELFLLSIVFICLATAWLTSSIGLSLALGAFMAGLIISESEYSHQAMGNIMPFRDIFMSFFFVSIGMLLDISFFTDNVVYLLLLAIAVVIIKTATAGLAALVLGYPLRTIIIAGLSLAQVGEFSFVLSTFGLEYSLLDQDMYQIFLAVSIITMAATPFITESSYGISERASKVVPFQKLINGFYTSSIISKNIDETLEDHLIIIGYGFNGKTLSHAARNAGIPYVIIETNPETVRHEKKKGEKIIYGDASHEAVLESANIGSARILVVGISDFVATRKIIDMAKSLNPETYIIARTRYVSEMKRLNELGADEVIPEEYETSVEIFVRLLKKYLVPEEEIDIFTREVRANGYSMLRKSYSKDQERHFNLKDELPGMEVSTFKVGQSCLANGKTLSELGIRNRHKATILAIQRENETITNPDGNIPLYSGDICIIFGKPEDLHNIREMFKGPSCQI
- a CDS encoding cupin domain-containing protein, giving the protein MFRKHSESDYKEVLPGIRMKTIVYGEKTLMTEFLLQKGSHLPSHEHIHEQTGYMVSGKMLLTIGDDTHEVTTGDSWNIPSNVSHEAKVIEDSVAVEVFSPRRDEYLD
- a CDS encoding DMT family transporter yields the protein MSYLYLAFAIIFEICGTTCMKLSEGFTKPLPSILIFVFYGISFISFTIALKKIEVSVAYAIWAGLGVAFISLIGHIGFNEPTPAVRIASLALIAIGVIGLHMSSSLN
- a CDS encoding ABC transporter permease, whose amino-acid sequence is MDTYDISLEGMFFSFFLLLIPILISYYLNLKLISSTVESALRMVIQLLFVGVFLTFVFDLNNPFLNIAWVFVMIFVASQTVLKNAELKTRNLLPLLTVFMAVTNYIMLLYFNKFIINLNDLFDARYFIPIAGMVLGNSLKANVIGMEHFCSEIQRNENRYLFRLSMGAEKTEALVPYLRKSIRVALKPTIANMATIGIVFLPGMMTGQILAGASPLVAIEYQIAIMLAIYVTTIVNVLLGVLVLIYRGFDDYGMFKKEMLRNP